From Bdellovibrio sp. KM01:
ATGATCATGTTGAGTTGCCGAGAGATCGGGCGAAGACCGGATGAAAATTTTTAAACTAAATATGTTGAACAAGGGGATGTCATGATGATTCGTGTACTTTTAGGATTGCTTGTTTTGGGGATGTCTTTTGTGGCACATGCCGAGGACTATTGTGATAAGTATTTTCAAGAGACGGGGCTGGTTCAGAAGGGACAAAATCTCCTGAATTTGGTGAAAACAAGCAGAGTGATTTCAGAAGAACCAAACGTTCCCCCGGGGATGTGGGGCATTCAATATATTATGAGTGAAGACGATATCGGAAAAACAGTTCTGACCGAGAAAGACAGTTCGGGTAAGTGTATTCCGACCAGAGTCTATGTGGGGAAAGACCCGAAAAATGTCTCGTTGGATTTAGTGACATGCAAAAGGCTCGACAACTTTTTTAGAGATCATGGCAAAGATGTTAAAAAATGCGGAGCGATGGCAACGGAGTTAGCGCAACTCTTTGAAGGAAGCCCCTGGAAGGCAGAAAATCCTGATTTCACAGCTGGGGAAGTGTGGGGTGCTTGCCAAGGGAACAATACATTTATGAAAATGGTAAAGGATCCTAAAGTGGGAGCATTTTTGGCCCAAAAAGTTAAAAACGAAAAAGCCTCCTCTCAAAAAGCCAAAACCGTAAAGGGCGTAGGGACGCGATAGGGCGAAATAACTTAGACGTTGTTCCCATCTAAAGCTTGACCCACTCCTGTGTGGGTACAATGATTTGGTCATGAAGATGACTGAAGATATCTATGAGATGCTGGTGGCGTCGCCTGAAGAGGCGAATAAGATGGCATTGCTCTTGTTGCAGTCGGTTCATTCTCAAGAGGAAAAGGATTCCATCAATTGGGCCAGAGCCTTTGCACTGGTTGAAATGAAAGAGTTTCCAGAAGCCCTTGAAATCTGGCAGGAGATCTTTGATCGAACACATGATCATAAAGCCTTGCACCAAATTGGATATGTTCACAGATCCGCCGGCAACTTACCAATGGCGGTTAACGTTTTTAATCAAGAGTACGCCCTGATCGCACAAACAGATAAGCAATCACTGGCGGTAAATCTTT
This genomic window contains:
- a CDS encoding tetratricopeptide repeat protein, with amino-acid sequence MKMTEDIYEMLVASPEEANKMALLLLQSVHSQEEKDSINWARAFALVEMKEFPEALEIWQEIFDRTHDHKALHQIGYVHRSAGNLPMAVNVFNQEYALIAQTDKQSLAVNLYEQTYCHILLGYHRKAVEMFSLYENLKMGEFDLIERGCFFRLKGDLFKSTDKNVAKEAYEQSIQFFTQAKDETAVLEVQQKLSSVG